The following proteins are co-located in the Vigna angularis cultivar LongXiaoDou No.4 chromosome 2, ASM1680809v1, whole genome shotgun sequence genome:
- the LOC108329490 gene encoding putative E3 ubiquitin-protein ligase XBAT31 isoform X1, translating into MGQKLSCVQQHEDHGVFPALASGELEVVETMVEEDPTVLEHTTGHDKLSPLHVAAANGRIEVLSMLLDRSSNVDILNRLKQTPLMLAVMRGKTGCVEKLIHAGANILMFDSVRRRTCLHYAAYYGHIDCLKAILSAAHSTPVADSWGFARFVNIRDGNGATPLHLAARHKRSECLHALLDNGALVCASTGGYGYPGSTPLHMAARGGSLDCVRMLLAYGADRLQLDSSGKIPFSVALKHKHKACAALLDPSSAAPLVWPSPLKFISELSQEAKALLEKALLEANREREKTILKEVDMPPSPLHSESENSNMASEADDMELCCICFDQVCTIEVRPCGHQMCAHCTLALCCHKKPDPATAALSGPACPFCRGAIIQLLVAKINKSCDTEVESSPMKPRRSRKSNFSEGSSSFKSLSASFGRIAGRNSGKIADEKQWEVS; encoded by the exons ATGGGTCAGAAGCTGAGTTGCGTGCAGCAGCATGAGGACCATGGTGTGTTCCCTGCCCTTGCTAGCGGAGAATTGGAGGTTGTTGAGACCATGGTGGAGGAAGACCCGACTGTGCTGGAACACACCACTGGCCATGATAAGCTCTCGCCGCTGCATGTAGCTGCTGCCAATGGTCGGATCGAG GTTCTTTCCATGTTGTTGGACAGGTCTTCCAATGTTGACATATTGAATCGCCTGAAGCAG ACCCCGTTGATGTTGGCTGTGATGCGTGGAAAGACTGGCTGTGTTGAGAAGCTTATCCATGCCGGAGCAAAT ATATTGATGTTTGATTCTGTACGTCGGAGAACTTGCTTGCATTATGCTGCTTATTATGGTCATATAGATTGCCTTAAGGCTATTCTTTCTGCTGCTCATTCCACACCTGTTGCAGATTCTTG GGGATTTGCAAGATTCGTCAATATAAGAGACGGAAATGGTGCTACCCCTCTGCATCTTGCAGCTCGCCACAAACGGTCTGAATGTCTTCATGCCCTTCTTGACAATGGTGCTCTTGTTTGTGCTTCAACCGGTGGATATGG TTACCCTGGAAGCACACCACTGCATATGGCTGCCCGTGGTGGTTCTTTGGACTGTGTTCGGATGTTGCTTGCTTATGGAGCAGATAGACTTCAATTAGATTCTTCTGG GAAAATACCATTTTCAGTGGCCCTGAAGCACAAGCATAAGGCATGTGCTGCCCTGCTGGATCCTTCATCAGCTGCACCACTTGTTTGGCCATCCCCGTTAAAGTTCATCAGTGAGCTCAGTCAAGAAGCAAAGGCCTTACTGGAGAAAGCCTTGCTAGAAGCTAACAGGGAGAGGGAAAAGACCATACTTAAGGAGGTTGACATGCCCCCATCACCACTGCATTCTGAGAGTGAAAACAGTAATATGGCCTCTGAG GCCGACGATATGGAGTTGTGTTGCATATGCTTTGACCAAGTGTGCACAATTGAGGTCAGACCCTGTGGCCATCAAATGTGTGCTCATTGCACCCTAGCACTATGCTGTCACAAGAAGCCTGATCCTGCTACTGCTGCCCTTTCTGGACCAGCTTGTCCATTTTGCCGTGGTGCCATTATTCAATTACTAGTTGCTAAGATTAACAAGAGCTGTGATACCGAAGTGGAATCTAGCCCTATGAAGCCAAGGAGATCCCGAAAATCAAATTTCAGTGAAGGAAGCAGCAGCTTCAAGAGCTTGTCGGCCTCATTTGGAAGGATTGCCGGCCGCAATTCGGGGAAAATTGCAGATGAAAAGCAGTGGGAGGTTTCTTGA
- the LOC108329490 gene encoding putative E3 ubiquitin-protein ligase XBAT31 isoform X2, with amino-acid sequence MVGSRSSNVDILNRLKQTPLMLAVMRGKTGCVEKLIHAGANILMFDSVRRRTCLHYAAYYGHIDCLKAILSAAHSTPVADSWGFARFVNIRDGNGATPLHLAARHKRSECLHALLDNGALVCASTGGYGYPGSTPLHMAARGGSLDCVRMLLAYGADRLQLDSSGKIPFSVALKHKHKACAALLDPSSAAPLVWPSPLKFISELSQEAKALLEKALLEANREREKTILKEVDMPPSPLHSESENSNMASEADDMELCCICFDQVCTIEVRPCGHQMCAHCTLALCCHKKPDPATAALSGPACPFCRGAIIQLLVAKINKSCDTEVESSPMKPRRSRKSNFSEGSSSFKSLSASFGRIAGRNSGKIADEKQWEVS; translated from the exons ATGGTCGGATCGAG GTCTTCCAATGTTGACATATTGAATCGCCTGAAGCAG ACCCCGTTGATGTTGGCTGTGATGCGTGGAAAGACTGGCTGTGTTGAGAAGCTTATCCATGCCGGAGCAAAT ATATTGATGTTTGATTCTGTACGTCGGAGAACTTGCTTGCATTATGCTGCTTATTATGGTCATATAGATTGCCTTAAGGCTATTCTTTCTGCTGCTCATTCCACACCTGTTGCAGATTCTTG GGGATTTGCAAGATTCGTCAATATAAGAGACGGAAATGGTGCTACCCCTCTGCATCTTGCAGCTCGCCACAAACGGTCTGAATGTCTTCATGCCCTTCTTGACAATGGTGCTCTTGTTTGTGCTTCAACCGGTGGATATGG TTACCCTGGAAGCACACCACTGCATATGGCTGCCCGTGGTGGTTCTTTGGACTGTGTTCGGATGTTGCTTGCTTATGGAGCAGATAGACTTCAATTAGATTCTTCTGG GAAAATACCATTTTCAGTGGCCCTGAAGCACAAGCATAAGGCATGTGCTGCCCTGCTGGATCCTTCATCAGCTGCACCACTTGTTTGGCCATCCCCGTTAAAGTTCATCAGTGAGCTCAGTCAAGAAGCAAAGGCCTTACTGGAGAAAGCCTTGCTAGAAGCTAACAGGGAGAGGGAAAAGACCATACTTAAGGAGGTTGACATGCCCCCATCACCACTGCATTCTGAGAGTGAAAACAGTAATATGGCCTCTGAG GCCGACGATATGGAGTTGTGTTGCATATGCTTTGACCAAGTGTGCACAATTGAGGTCAGACCCTGTGGCCATCAAATGTGTGCTCATTGCACCCTAGCACTATGCTGTCACAAGAAGCCTGATCCTGCTACTGCTGCCCTTTCTGGACCAGCTTGTCCATTTTGCCGTGGTGCCATTATTCAATTACTAGTTGCTAAGATTAACAAGAGCTGTGATACCGAAGTGGAATCTAGCCCTATGAAGCCAAGGAGATCCCGAAAATCAAATTTCAGTGAAGGAAGCAGCAGCTTCAAGAGCTTGTCGGCCTCATTTGGAAGGATTGCCGGCCGCAATTCGGGGAAAATTGCAGATGAAAAGCAGTGGGAGGTTTCTTGA
- the LOC108329490 gene encoding putative E3 ubiquitin-protein ligase XBAT31 isoform X3 — MLAVMRGKTGCVEKLIHAGANILMFDSVRRRTCLHYAAYYGHIDCLKAILSAAHSTPVADSWGFARFVNIRDGNGATPLHLAARHKRSECLHALLDNGALVCASTGGYGYPGSTPLHMAARGGSLDCVRMLLAYGADRLQLDSSGKIPFSVALKHKHKACAALLDPSSAAPLVWPSPLKFISELSQEAKALLEKALLEANREREKTILKEVDMPPSPLHSESENSNMASEADDMELCCICFDQVCTIEVRPCGHQMCAHCTLALCCHKKPDPATAALSGPACPFCRGAIIQLLVAKINKSCDTEVESSPMKPRRSRKSNFSEGSSSFKSLSASFGRIAGRNSGKIADEKQWEVS, encoded by the exons ATGTTGGCTGTGATGCGTGGAAAGACTGGCTGTGTTGAGAAGCTTATCCATGCCGGAGCAAAT ATATTGATGTTTGATTCTGTACGTCGGAGAACTTGCTTGCATTATGCTGCTTATTATGGTCATATAGATTGCCTTAAGGCTATTCTTTCTGCTGCTCATTCCACACCTGTTGCAGATTCTTG GGGATTTGCAAGATTCGTCAATATAAGAGACGGAAATGGTGCTACCCCTCTGCATCTTGCAGCTCGCCACAAACGGTCTGAATGTCTTCATGCCCTTCTTGACAATGGTGCTCTTGTTTGTGCTTCAACCGGTGGATATGG TTACCCTGGAAGCACACCACTGCATATGGCTGCCCGTGGTGGTTCTTTGGACTGTGTTCGGATGTTGCTTGCTTATGGAGCAGATAGACTTCAATTAGATTCTTCTGG GAAAATACCATTTTCAGTGGCCCTGAAGCACAAGCATAAGGCATGTGCTGCCCTGCTGGATCCTTCATCAGCTGCACCACTTGTTTGGCCATCCCCGTTAAAGTTCATCAGTGAGCTCAGTCAAGAAGCAAAGGCCTTACTGGAGAAAGCCTTGCTAGAAGCTAACAGGGAGAGGGAAAAGACCATACTTAAGGAGGTTGACATGCCCCCATCACCACTGCATTCTGAGAGTGAAAACAGTAATATGGCCTCTGAG GCCGACGATATGGAGTTGTGTTGCATATGCTTTGACCAAGTGTGCACAATTGAGGTCAGACCCTGTGGCCATCAAATGTGTGCTCATTGCACCCTAGCACTATGCTGTCACAAGAAGCCTGATCCTGCTACTGCTGCCCTTTCTGGACCAGCTTGTCCATTTTGCCGTGGTGCCATTATTCAATTACTAGTTGCTAAGATTAACAAGAGCTGTGATACCGAAGTGGAATCTAGCCCTATGAAGCCAAGGAGATCCCGAAAATCAAATTTCAGTGAAGGAAGCAGCAGCTTCAAGAGCTTGTCGGCCTCATTTGGAAGGATTGCCGGCCGCAATTCGGGGAAAATTGCAGATGAAAAGCAGTGGGAGGTTTCTTGA